A genomic region of Rhodospirillales bacterium contains the following coding sequences:
- a CDS encoding iron-containing redox enzyme family protein: MSFYDRLVKETESARQELYTVPQLTDGLAGNISRETYIAYLTQAYHHVKHTVPFLMTMGAQMPEAKHWLHKPIVEYLKEEIGHEEWILNDIAAAGGDKDAARASKPNLATEVLVDYNYTYLTRKNPVGFLGMVFMLESTSMQIATHGADAVKKSLELPQSAFTYLFSHGSLDIEHMDFFKTLVNRIDDPDDQAAIIEVAKDTFHLFADVMRSIPHDKAEVQNAA, translated from the coding sequence ATGAGCTTTTACGATCGGCTGGTTAAGGAAACGGAAAGCGCGCGGCAGGAACTTTACACCGTGCCGCAACTCACGGATGGGCTGGCGGGGAACATTTCCCGTGAGACATATATTGCCTATCTGACGCAGGCCTATCATCACGTCAAGCATACGGTGCCTTTCCTGATGACGATGGGGGCCCAGATGCCGGAGGCGAAACACTGGTTGCACAAACCGATTGTTGAATATCTCAAGGAAGAAATCGGTCATGAAGAATGGATCTTGAACGATATTGCCGCCGCCGGGGGCGATAAGGATGCCGCGCGGGCCAGCAAGCCCAATCTCGCGACGGAAGTGTTGGTGGACTATAACTATACGTACCTGACCCGCAAGAATCCGGTTGGCTTTTTAGGGATGGTCTTCATGCTGGAGAGCACCAGTATGCAAATTGCCACTCATGGTGCGGACGCCGTGAAAAAAAGTCTGGAATTGCCGCAGAGCGCGTTTACTTACCTGTTTTCTCACGGTTCTCTGGATATTGAACATATGGATTTCTTCAAGACGCTGGTTAACAGGATTGACGATCCAGACGATCAGGCGGCGATTATCGAGGTGGCAAAGGATACGTTTCATTTGTTTGCCGATGTGATGCGGTCTATCCCTCATGACAAAGCGGAGGTGCAAAATGCAGCTTAA
- a CDS encoding cytochrome c oxidase subunit 3 family protein translates to MWLLIWSELLVFGAGFLGFAVAFKLDPETFTTSQDTLNRLYGALNTMVLITSGLCAALAVNMQERKKTARARLWLGGASLLGVVFLGVKWIEYADKITHGIGIETNNFYTLYFLLTGFHSLHVIFGIVILTIVAWKNSLENIETGATFWHMVDLIWIILFPVIYLMR, encoded by the coding sequence ATGTGGCTTTTAATCTGGAGCGAACTGTTGGTTTTCGGAGCCGGGTTCTTAGGGTTTGCCGTCGCCTTTAAATTGGATCCGGAAACATTTACAACTTCACAGGATACTTTGAACCGCCTTTATGGCGCGCTAAACACGATGGTACTGATTACCAGCGGCTTATGTGCGGCTTTGGCGGTGAACATGCAAGAACGCAAAAAAACGGCGCGGGCGCGTCTGTGGCTAGGCGGGGCATCTCTTTTAGGCGTTGTCTTTCTTGGTGTGAAATGGATCGAATATGCTGATAAGATCACGCATGGCATCGGTATCGAAACGAACAATTTCTATACGCTCTATTTTCTCCTGACAGGGTTTCATTCCCTGCATGTCATTTTCGGAATTGTTATCCTCACCATTGTCGCGTGGAAAAACAGTCTTGAAAATATCGAGACCGGGGCCACCTTCTGGCATATGGTGGATTTGATCTGGATTATCCTGTTCCCGGTTATTTATCTGATGAGGTGA
- a CDS encoding cytochrome C oxidase subunit IV family protein: protein MNNYPSVRILLLAWAAMMILTLGTMFAGQVTEHISLSALWLVVLAVIAVFKSSFVLHYYLNLRVAPREWKTAFDFFLIVLLATIGSIFIWPS, encoded by the coding sequence ATGAATAACTATCCCTCGGTGCGAATTTTGCTACTAGCTTGGGCAGCCATGATGATTCTGACGCTCGGAACTATGTTTGCCGGACAGGTTACAGAGCACATTTCCCTCAGTGCCCTATGGCTTGTGGTGCTGGCGGTGATTGCCGTATTCAAATCATCTTTTGTCCTGCACTATTACTTGAATTTACGAGTTGCTCCCCGTGAATGGAAAACGGCCTTCGACTTTTTCTTGATTGTACTATTGGCCACTATTGGGAGTATATTCATTTGGCCCTCCTAA
- a CDS encoding SDR family NAD(P)-dependent oxidoreductase, with protein MQLKGKHVVLTGATGGIGCELLERVKQAGARVTTVGRKSDNDIQADLSDPAGLSDLCAKLAKMDVDVLLNNAGLIYFGTTTDQQAGNVEALLRVNLEAPIRLAQAVIPGMIRRGGGQIVNIGSIVGSLAMPHFTVYSATKAGLKNFSEGLRREYDGKGLSVTYIAPRAVDTAMSGGIVDDFHKRVHITHDSPEKVADIIVDAILKDKKDVYIGFPESLFARINALLPRVIDSGLLEKRDVADEMLKSQKAS; from the coding sequence ATGCAGCTTAAAGGTAAACATGTGGTTCTGACCGGGGCGACCGGCGGTATCGGTTGTGAGTTGCTGGAGCGGGTGAAGCAGGCCGGTGCGCGTGTCACAACAGTAGGGCGCAAGAGCGATAATGATATTCAGGCCGATTTATCCGATCCGGCCGGGTTGAGCGATCTTTGCGCGAAACTGGCGAAAATGGATGTTGACGTCTTGCTTAATAATGCCGGGTTGATCTATTTCGGGACAACGACGGATCAACAGGCGGGGAATGTCGAGGCGCTGTTGCGCGTTAATCTGGAAGCCCCGATCCGGCTGGCGCAAGCTGTTATTCCCGGTATGATCCGGCGGGGCGGTGGGCAAATTGTCAATATCGGTTCGATTGTTGGTTCGTTGGCGATGCCGCATTTTACAGTGTATTCGGCGACGAAAGCGGGCCTGAAAAACTTTAGCGAGGGTTTGCGCCGCGAATATGACGGCAAGGGGCTGAGCGTTACCTATATCGCGCCGCGCGCCGTCGATACGGCGATGAGCGGCGGGATTGTCGATGATTTCCACAAGCGCGTTCATATTACGCATGACAGTCCGGAAAAGGTTGCCGATATCATTGTCGATGCGATCCTGAAAGATAAAAAGGATGTCTATATAGGATTTCCTGAATCGCTGTTTGCCCGGATTAATGCTCTGTTGCCGCGTGTGATTGATAGCGGTTTGCTGGAAAAACGCGATGTTGCCGATGAAATGTTGAAATCACAAAAAGCTTCATAG
- a CDS encoding VWA domain-containing protein, which translates to MKYNLFEPEETVGFIWHNLVGRHPGPPTFPSAGISFENVGRKIGVFYRALGGDSGVDIKASSPEATSFRMKFRERLGNDTGYIAQARFDGDTLFLPEKLDALPDADLNQELYFWLSAWAATAGERLPEYTGDDPLQRDIAYLRHVNAITQETLTHFSGLEERYHDLRQAFLETRPRRKLPPQEEAVEAALIHLLGGPETESVDLLDPVLPLKNWTADKNYKPHMPVSLWGVTLPQPERQAIRREEEDETEGATPQDEIRLNKTVKARRRDSDQIERKDSILLYPFSALMSFADMLNINRKVEDDDPDQAQKALEDQDEIALSDISKVPSTRLSFDLNMAPEDIDTERLSGEHLYPEWDYRKKDHYKDYCRVLAHTAPEGEEGWKPDAASQKRIRAVQRQFEALRPRREILRGQLDGTEFDMDALIRARCDLQAKGEGSDRIYLRPQNQTRDLAVSVLIDVSRSTESWIEGRQVIDIEREALVALTQGLAACGDEHAIYSFSSLKRERVFVSTIKGFDEPSGPRILSRIGAIKPSFYTRLGGAIRHVASELETRPNAYRLLLVITDGKPNDLDHYEGRYGIEDTTEAIREVRRKGLSVFGITIDAKAQNYFPHIFGTGAYAIISHPDKLTQNLPQLYRHLVA; encoded by the coding sequence ATGAAATACAACCTGTTCGAACCGGAAGAAACCGTAGGCTTTATCTGGCACAATCTGGTCGGTCGGCATCCGGGTCCTCCGACTTTTCCATCTGCGGGCATTTCATTTGAAAATGTCGGCAGGAAAATAGGTGTTTTCTACCGCGCACTCGGCGGAGATTCCGGCGTAGACATCAAGGCCTCTTCGCCCGAAGCTACATCGTTCCGTATGAAATTCCGGGAGCGGCTCGGTAACGATACAGGCTATATCGCACAAGCCCGCTTTGACGGGGATACGCTGTTTTTACCGGAAAAACTCGATGCCCTGCCCGATGCCGACCTGAACCAAGAACTTTATTTCTGGCTGAGTGCGTGGGCTGCCACAGCGGGAGAACGCCTGCCTGAATATACGGGTGATGATCCCTTGCAAAGAGATATCGCCTACCTGCGCCATGTAAACGCGATAACACAGGAAACACTGACGCACTTTTCGGGATTGGAAGAACGCTACCATGATTTGCGGCAGGCTTTTCTCGAAACGCGGCCCCGGCGCAAACTCCCTCCGCAGGAAGAGGCTGTTGAAGCTGCCCTTATCCATTTGCTCGGTGGGCCGGAAACGGAAAGCGTCGATCTGCTGGATCCCGTGCTTCCCCTTAAAAACTGGACGGCGGATAAAAATTACAAGCCGCATATGCCGGTGTCCCTGTGGGGGGTTACACTGCCCCAACCAGAGCGGCAGGCCATCCGGCGCGAGGAAGAAGATGAAACAGAAGGCGCGACGCCGCAAGACGAAATCCGCCTGAATAAAACCGTCAAAGCCCGCCGCCGGGATTCCGATCAAATAGAACGCAAAGATTCCATTTTGCTCTATCCGTTCAGCGCCCTGATGTCCTTTGCCGATATGCTGAACATCAACCGTAAAGTCGAAGACGACGATCCCGATCAGGCGCAAAAGGCTTTGGAGGATCAGGATGAAATCGCTCTGTCTGATATTTCCAAGGTACCGTCGACTCGGCTGAGTTTCGATCTGAATATGGCGCCGGAAGATATCGATACCGAACGCTTGTCTGGTGAGCATCTCTATCCCGAATGGGATTACCGGAAGAAGGACCATTACAAGGATTATTGCCGTGTTCTGGCCCATACGGCGCCGGAGGGAGAGGAAGGCTGGAAACCGGACGCTGCCTCGCAAAAACGAATCCGGGCCGTCCAGAGGCAATTTGAAGCCCTGCGTCCCCGGAGGGAAATTTTGCGTGGCCAGCTTGACGGTACGGAATTCGATATGGATGCCCTGATCCGTGCGCGCTGTGATCTACAGGCTAAAGGCGAAGGTTCGGACCGTATTTACCTACGCCCCCAAAACCAGACCCGAGATCTGGCTGTCAGTGTTCTGATTGACGTTTCGCGTTCGACCGAAAGCTGGATCGAGGGGCGGCAGGTGATTGATATTGAGCGCGAGGCGCTGGTTGCCCTGACCCAAGGGTTGGCAGCCTGCGGTGACGAACACGCGATTTACAGCTTTTCATCCCTGAAGCGCGAGCGGGTGTTTGTCTCGACAATCAAGGGATTTGACGAGCCCTCCGGCCCGCGTATTCTTTCCCGCATTGGCGCGATTAAGCCGAGCTTTTACACGCGGCTCGGTGGCGCGATCCGGCATGTGGCAAGCGAACTGGAAACGCGGCCCAATGCGTATCGCCTGTTACTGGTTATCACCGACGGCAAGCCCAACGATCTGGATCATTACGAAGGACGCTACGGCATCGAGGATACAACCGAGGCCATCCGGGAAGTTCGGCGTAAGGGTCTGTCGGTTTTTGGCATTACCATTGATGCCAAGGCGCAAAATTACTTTCCTCATATTTTCGGGACAGGAGCCTATGCGATTATCTCCCACCCGGATAAACTGACCCAGAACCTGCCGCAGCTCTACCGGCACCTTGTCGCTTGA
- a CDS encoding sensor histidine kinase N-terminal domain-containing protein: protein MDGKQYSLRLRILALIAVPLVITGAAVGSFALLNAWYEIEEVYDAELAHAAKLLLQLTEHELDEHKKDEIELGIEDSKATHPYEKNIAFRIWEDNLLVTQSVSAHGFDSFRAPPGFSNHTLNGERWRFFVYFGEHSNITVEVAEKQDVRMDITLDLAESLIVPFSLFVPILLFLIWLGTTKSLQPLSLLSVAVDRRDIDDLSPLRAPLIPREITPLVGALNKLFVRMEESIRREREFTDNAAHELRTPLAAMKTQAQVLLKKTTENAEKEGLENLVASIDRAVRLVEQLLSFARLQSKDMPFAVVDFSTLVDEVVTEFSPLAKAKGQALTADVPRGIRLKGNKDALQIMLRNLIDNAIKFTPDKGDIRVSLAMHNGQVILDVSDTGPGVSDDQKDKIFDRFYRVSKSKTQGSGLGLAMVKWICDSHKARIEIRNNTPAGLSIQVFGFPQ from the coding sequence ATGGATGGAAAACAATACTCACTAAGGTTACGGATTTTGGCTCTGATCGCTGTTCCGCTGGTTATTACCGGGGCGGCGGTGGGCAGTTTTGCGTTGTTGAATGCCTGGTATGAAATCGAAGAGGTATACGACGCGGAATTGGCCCATGCCGCCAAGTTGCTTTTGCAGTTGACCGAGCACGAACTGGACGAGCACAAAAAAGATGAAATCGAGCTGGGAATTGAAGACAGCAAGGCAACACACCCCTACGAGAAGAATATCGCTTTTAGAATATGGGAAGATAATTTGCTGGTTACCCAGTCGGTTAGTGCCCACGGTTTTGACTCTTTCCGGGCGCCGCCGGGATTTTCCAACCATACGCTGAACGGTGAGCGCTGGCGGTTTTTTGTTTATTTCGGCGAGCATTCGAACATAACGGTCGAAGTTGCCGAGAAGCAGGACGTGCGTATGGATATTACCCTCGATCTTGCGGAAAGCCTCATCGTTCCTTTTAGCCTGTTTGTGCCCATTTTGTTGTTTTTGATCTGGCTGGGGACAACCAAAAGCCTGCAGCCTCTTTCCTTGCTTTCGGTGGCTGTTGACCGGCGGGATATTGATGATCTCTCGCCTTTGCGCGCGCCGTTAATCCCCCGCGAGATTACGCCTCTGGTGGGGGCGCTGAATAAATTGTTTGTCCGGATGGAAGAGAGCATCCGGCGCGAGCGTGAGTTCACAGACAACGCCGCCCATGAATTGCGCACGCCGTTGGCGGCGATGAAAACGCAGGCACAAGTTCTTCTGAAAAAAACAACGGAAAACGCAGAGAAAGAGGGACTTGAGAACCTTGTCGCTTCTATTGACCGGGCTGTTCGTCTGGTCGAACAGCTCTTGTCCTTTGCGCGTTTGCAAAGTAAGGATATGCCCTTTGCCGTGGTCGATTTTTCAACCCTTGTCGATGAGGTCGTGACGGAGTTCTCACCGCTAGCCAAAGCAAAAGGGCAGGCCTTGACGGCGGACGTCCCCCGCGGGATCAGGCTGAAAGGCAATAAAGACGCCCTGCAAATCATGCTTCGAAACCTGATTGACAACGCCATCAAATTTACGCCGGACAAGGGCGATATACGGGTTTCACTGGCCATGCATAACGGGCAGGTGATTCTGGATGTTTCCGATACGGGGCCGGGCGTATCCGACGATCAGAAGGATAAGATTTTCGATCGTTTCTACCGGGTGAGCAAAAGCAAAACCCAAGGCAGCGGTCTGGGGCTGGCGATGGTTAAATGGATTTGTGACTCCCATAAGGCACGGATCGAGATCCGGAATAACACCCCCGCCGGGCTGTCTATACAGGTGTTTGGGTTTCCGCAATGA
- a CDS encoding response regulator transcription factor: MRVLLVEDDEMLGKATAAGLKTAYAVDWCCNAEDAQVALETTPYDLIVLDINLPGQSGLSFLQQIRAEGDERPVLFLTARDAVHHRIEGLNAGADDYLVKPFDLDELIARCGALIRRSQGRASPVITWDGLVFDPVGKQVNRDGKPVKLSGRELAVLEILMSHMGRVVSKNQIEEHVYDWNSGDIESNTVEVHISALRRKLGKDLIKTVRGVGYMVPPWMENNTH, encoded by the coding sequence ATGCGCGTGTTATTGGTTGAAGATGATGAAATGCTGGGGAAAGCTACGGCGGCCGGTTTGAAAACGGCCTATGCCGTGGATTGGTGCTGTAATGCCGAAGATGCGCAGGTCGCTTTGGAAACCACCCCTTATGATTTGATTGTCCTTGATATTAATTTACCGGGACAGTCCGGACTCTCTTTTTTGCAGCAGATCAGGGCGGAAGGTGACGAGCGCCCGGTTTTGTTTTTGACGGCTCGCGATGCTGTTCACCACAGGATTGAAGGGCTGAATGCCGGAGCTGATGATTATCTGGTTAAACCGTTTGACCTTGATGAATTAATTGCGCGGTGCGGCGCTTTGATCCGCCGCTCACAGGGCCGGGCATCCCCGGTCATCACATGGGATGGCCTTGTGTTTGATCCGGTGGGGAAACAGGTCAACAGGGACGGCAAGCCCGTCAAACTATCCGGGCGCGAACTGGCTGTTCTTGAGATCCTGATGTCTCACATGGGGAGGGTCGTCAGTAAAAACCAGATCGAAGAGCATGTTTATGACTGGAATAGCGGGGACATCGAAAGCAATACGGTCGAAGTCCATATTTCGGCTTTGCGGCGAAAGCTGGGCAAGGATTTAATCAAGACAGTACGTGGCGTAGGATATATGGTACCCCCATGGATGGAAAACAATACTCACTAA